The genomic window TCTACGTCGGAGTGCCTCTGCCCCGGCTCGGCGACATGTCAGGGCGGAGTACCGGGGCAACATCTCTTGCGACTACTCCTGCGCCATCTCCTTCATGAACTCTTGCGACATCTCTTGCGCGAGCCCGGATGATCACTTCGGGTTCGCGCAGGTCACCACGCGTTTTGGAATGTGGTCGGGGGCCCGACAACCCCTCTACGCCTACTTCTGCGCCCTGGACCTGGAAGGTGGTGGGTGGGCAGGGACCGGAAGGGCGGCAGGCGAGGGGAGCCCCCGGCTGGTGTTCATTCCGCGCGGCGCGGGGGGCCGCGCGGCCGGGTCGGGGGCACGGTGTTGCGCTGAGGGTTGCGCGTGATGGTGCGCCAGGTGTTGCGGTAGGAGTTGCGCTAGAGGTTGCGCAAGCCGAAGCGCTCCTGTCGCGTCCGCGCAGGTCACCACAGGGATTCGTGCGCGGGCGGTCGCGGACATCCCCACAGAGCACCCCGCGACCGCCACGGCAAAAGAGAAGGAAGGGCCAGGAAGAGACGGGGCACGGTGTGCGCTGCGGGGGACCGAGCGGCCCGGGGCTCTGCTCGCGCGACGGCGGGGCCGCGCGCGAGCCGGACCGACAAGCTGCCCGGCCGGCCCCGGCGAGTGATCTTCGGTGTGTGGCCGTGACCGGTCCGGCCGGGGCGGGGGTTGACGGCGTATGCGCCTGATCCGACGTCTGCTCATCACGGCGGCCGCCGTCCTCGCGACCCTCGTGTCCGCCACCGTGCCGGCGCCCGCCGCGGTTGTGTCCGCGCCATGCGCGTCGACATGGGCGGCCGTCCAGCGGGTGGTTGTGCGCAAGCCGGCATGGAACGAGGGACCGGTGGCGACCACGGGTTCGCCGGTCGTGCGCTATCTGCGCAAGGGGGAGCGGGTGACGTCGTGCGTGGTGGCGGTCGGCCGGGACGCCTCGCGCTACCGCGAGTGCGGCGGCGGGAGCCTGTGGCGGGTGGTCCCCGATGGGCAGGTGCCGGCGCGGTGTCTTGAGCGGCGTGAGCGTGGCGGTTGACCGCTACTCCAGCACCGCGTGGAGGGTGCGTTCGCCGATGCTTCGCATCAGCGGGTTGTCCGCCGAGTGCGTCAGGAAGACCAGGGACAGGGCGAGCGCCCACCCGCGGGCCCGCTCCCAGGTTGCGTCGTCCGCGCGGCCGTACGCCCGTCGAAGGACGACACGCTGCTCCGCTGTGAACAGCATCCAGGCCACGGACAGGTCGGTGGCGGGATCGCCGGAGGTGATGTCACCGAAGTCGATCACGGCGCTGATCCGGCCGCGGTCGACCAGGATGTTGGCTGGGTGCAGGTCCCCGTGCAGCCACACTGGCGGGCCGTCCCACACAGGCGCAGCAGCAGCCGTCTCCCAGACCTGCAGTGCGGTGGCTCGGTCGGCCGGATCGATGTGCGCCAGCCTGGTCAGGACGCCCTCGGCGCGTCCGGCCAGCGGGATCCCGCGAAACGCGTTGACGGGCGCCTGCGAAGAAGCCGGGACATGCAGCGCGTCCAGGAAACCGCCGAGCGCCTCCGCGGCCGACCAAAGGCTGTCGGGCTCCGATTGCGCCGCGATCCGGCCGGGGAAGAACGGCACGACGCTCCAGCACCACGGGTACTGGGCCATCGGTTGTCCGACACGCACCGGCGCCGGCACGGGCAACGGCAGACGGCCGGCCAGCTCCGGCAGCCACCGCTGCTCGTGCGCGACGAGCTCGGCGGCCATGGCACGCCGCGGCAGCCGCACGAGGAATTCTTCGCCAAGCCGGCACACCAGGTTGTCCCAGCCGTTGGCCAGCACCTCGACCGGCAAGCCCGCCAGGTCGGGGTGCTGCTCATCGAGGAGACGTCGCACCAGCTCGGCAGAGACCGGAACCTCCGCAGCGGGCATTCGCTGGACTGTCACAGCGAGAACCCTACGGCCGCATATTGGAGACGCCTCAGTCGATCGTCATCCCGGCTCAACAAGACTCCGCTTCTCAGGAGGCGGGCCGGTAGGTGGCGGCCGGGCCGATCGCGCCGGGCCCGAACTTCTCCCGGATCCGGTCGGCCGCCTGCTCGGCGGTGAGGCGTGCCTGGCGGGCGGCATCGAGGCTGAGCTGTTCGGCGACCTGGTCGCCGTCGGCGAGGTCTTCAGCGCGCAGCGCGAGTGCGGTCAGGCGGCCGCGCTGGAGGCCTGCCGCGTCCATGAGCTGGTAGGTGAGCTGGCGCAGGTCGTCCTCGTGCCCGGAGGGCTCGGTGAGGCGGCGGGTCTTCTCCCATGCGGGTCCGCCGGCGAACGTCAGCGTGAGCGTGAGGGCGCGCGCGGCCTGCCCGCGGCGGCGTAGCTCGGCACCGAGCTGCACGACCAGGCCCAGCAGGGCCGAACGCGTCGCGGCGCCCTCGAGGACGTCGTGGGGGAAGCGGTGCCGGACGCGGACAGAAGCCGGCAGGCGGCGTGGGGTGACGGTGCGGGGGTCGATGCCGCGGGCCCGGTCGGCGGCCGTCCGGCCCGCTTTGCCGAGCAGGCGCTGCACGGTCGCGGCAGGCAGTGCGGCGAGCAGGCCGACGCGGTCGACGCCGTAGCGCTTGAGGGTGGCGGCCTGGCGGGGGCCGATGCCATGCAGGTCCTGAACCGGGAGCAGCGCGAGCCAGTCGGCGGCGTCGGCGGCCTCGATGGCCAGGACGCCGCCCGGGCGCTCCACCTGCGCGGAGGCGGTCGCGGCGACCGTGACGGTCGGGCCGATGCCGACGCGGACGTCGACGCCGTAGCGGGAGACCGTCCGCAGCCGCAGGATGTCCCCCAGGTGCGCGGCGGTCGCACCGTGGTAGCGCAGCGCGCCGCGCAGGTCGACCAGGGCCGCCGTGGGCGGCAGGGCCTGCACCACCGGCGACAGCTCGTGCATCTGCTCCAGGACCTGCCGGTAGGTCTCCTCCGGCAGCCGGTCCGGGCAGCGCACATGCATCACCACACCCGGCCGACGCCCCGTCGACTCTGCACTCATCCGGCGCTCACCTCCCTCGCCACGCTATCGAACAAATAATCGAACACGCGAGCGCGGGGAGCGTGATCGCGTGCCTAGAATGAAAAATGTGTTCGATAACTCGCGGGACCTTCCGGACGACCTGGACCGGCTCCAGACACTGCGGATATGGCACGCCATGTGGCTGGAGCGCATCGATCGCAAGGCCGCCGACCTGCGGCAGCGGCAGGCCGAAGAGGAGCGTGGCCGGGCTCGCCGTCCGCCGGTGCCGGACTGGATCCTCGAACTCAACCGCGCCACGGGGCACCCGCTGGCTGTGCACGCCGGCGACTGCGGGATGGCCGGCCGCCGGACACAGCCGGTCGGCCAGGACGACGCCCGCCGCCTCCTGACCACCGACGGGGTGCCGGCCTGCCCGATCTGCCGCCCGGACACCTCACTGCACATCGTCGACGGCTTAACCAGCCCCTCCTGCACGACGCCCCGCGCCCCGGGTCAAGGGCCTGGATCTTCGCCGGTGGGCCCGCCCAGCTACTCACCGGCCGCGCCCACCGGCGGCTGAGCGGCTGTTGCTCCCCATTCCAATCCGGTGGCCCGTGGGAGAGTCGATGCCTCCTACCCGGGAGGCTGTGACGGAGCGTCCCAGTGGGCCATTCTGTGCACCGCAGTTGGCCACACCTCAGACAGTTGGCTGAAGTTCGCCGACACGGAGCGGCGGGATCAGGCACCATTTGCTCCTGGGGGGTGCCGTGCGATCCCGTCGATTGTTGTTGTGGTGTGGGGCAGGGGCGTTGCTTCTAGCCGCAATCTTTGCTGTCCTCGAAGTTCCGGGGGTCGGCACGTGGATCGCTGCTGCGGCTCTGGCAGGGCTGGCCTCCGCTGTAAGCGCACTCGTGGTGCGCGGCACAGACGTCGCCGTGAAACGTGGCCGTGAGGCCGTAGTTGAACCTGCGCCACTGACACCGATCACCGTCACAGCCTGGCACAGTAAAGTCACTAACAGCTATGGTCTTGTTCTTCCGCTGCCCGAAGGGCACGCTGCCTGCCCCGAGTGCCCAAGGGTTTGCGTGCGGACCCTGAACATCCACCTAGCTGTTGAGGCTGCCGTGGAACGCGCTGTGATCCTGACGAGCCTGACGGTGCAGGTGGAGTCACGGTCGTCCACTCCACCCGACCTCCAGATCCTCGCCCGGCCCAAGCCAAGGGCGCGCCCCAGGCGCACGTTCGACCTTCGGTACCGAGGCTCCGACCTCGGTGTGGACCTCGGCGCCCCGGAGCCCATGCCGAAACCGGCTGAAGGCGTTCCGGACTTCCCATACACGGTTTCGCCGGACGACCCTGAGTATTTCGTCCTTCAGACCAAGCTGGAAACGCCAGGGGACATCACTTGGCGTGTCGGGATTCACTGGGTCTACGGCGGAGAGGCCGGTGTCGTGCTTGCTGATGACGGGGGCCAGCCATTCCGCCTCGTCACTCCTCGCCCTTCACCGGTCACAGCCCCTGCCGCGGCCTCGCGACGTCCTCCCGCCTGAAGGGCCATGATCAGATCGTCATCGCCGAGCATCGGACGTTCCTGAAACTCACCTACAAAGCCACGCGGGTCTTGGGCCAGGTCGGTTGCAGCCCATCTCTGCGGTGAAACAGGGGGCTTGGGAAAGGCTTGGTCAGGGTGGGGTAAGGATTGCGAAGGTCGCTTCTTGTTCATCCCGCGGCTCTACTCGCATAGACCCAGGTGGTGGTGTCATGCCGTCAGCCGCCCGGCACCCCACCTTTCCGGGCCGATCCCGCGGGAGATCCCCTATGCGTCGCTTCACCGCCACTACCTGCGCCCTGGCCCTGGCGGCCGCCGGCATGATCGCCGCTTCGGCCGGCACCGCCCAGGCATCGACCTGCTCCCACGCCTACCTGCCGCTGCCCGATTCCTCGTGCACGCCCGGCGCCTACAACTCGGATGTCACGCAGTCGAACATCCACAGCACGATCTGCGTGTCCGGCTGGACTGCCACCGTCCGCCCGCCGACGTCCTACACCAACCCGCTGAAGGCCCAGGGCATCATCGACTACGGCTACTCCGACACCAACATGGCCGACTACGAGGAGGACCACCTGGTCCCCCTCGAACTCGGCGGCTCACCCCGCAGCACCAGCAACCTGTGGCCCGAGCCCTACTCCGGCACGAAGACCGCCACCACCAAGGACGGCGTGGAGACGAAGCTGAAGAACGCCGTCTGCGCCGGCACCATCACCCTGTCCGCCGCTCGCAGCGCCATCAAGACCAACTGGACCACGGCCCTGCAGGTCACCGGCATCGGCTGACCCCGCCCACCGCCGGGACGTCCAGGCCGAACGTGCTGGATGTCCCGGCAGCCGGCATCGCGTTCCTGCCCGGCCTGTCATCGCGTGCTCGCCGGTGCCGGTGCTGACCGAGGGTCCGGCCGCGGTGTGCTGCTGGGGCCTGTCGGCGGGTGTACGCCGGGTGTGCGTCTGCGCGCCGTACCCCGTGCGGTACGGCGCAGGTCGGGTAGGGCAGCATCTGCTCAGCCGTCGCCGTACCGTGAGGGGCCGTCATGCCGTCCACCCGCCGCGCCATGCCGATCGTGGTGCTGTCCTGCCTGCTGCTCGCGGGCTGCAAGTCCGGTTCGCTGAGCGGTCTGTCGCCGTCCGGGAGCGCGAGCGCCTCGGCAGCGGCCCCGAGCGCGGGCGGCGCGGGTGGCGCGAGCCGGGCGATCGCGGTCGGGGCCGGCCCGCAGAAGAAGTACACAGTGCAGCAGCAGCCGGTCGCCGGATCGTGCCACTACCGCTACGAGAAGGGCGAGCCGCTGGAGGACCCGGCCTGCACCCCGGGCGCGATTTCCCCGGCCGTCACCCAGGCGAACCTGGCGTCGACGATCTGCCGCAAGGGCGGCTACACCTCCGGGGTGCGCCCTTCCACCTCCGTGACCGGCAAGGAGAAGAAGCTCAATGCCGCCTCCTACGGCTACACCGGCGCGATGGGCGAGGCCGAGTACGACCACCTGATCAGCCTGCAACTCGGCGGCGACCCCAACGACCCGCGCAACCTGTGGGTGGAACCCGAGGACCCGGGCCACAAGACGAGCCAGGGCATCAACAACAAGAAGGACCCGGTAGAGAGCAGGTTGCACACTGCGGTCTGCGCGGGCAAGGTGACCCTCGCCCAGGCCCAGCAGGCCATCGTCACCGACTGGACCACCGCCCTCACCATGCTCGGTCTCAGCTGACGGCCTCCGCCCGGCGAGACGAGCATCGTGCGGTCCGCAGGGAGGGTGTGCGATCGTGAGGGAGTCCGGGCCCGCTGCTTTCCCCCGTAGCTGTGGGCCCGAACTCGTGTTCAACCACCGACGGGGTGCCGGCCTGCCCGGTCTGCCGCCCGGACACCCTGCTGCACACCGTCGGCTTACGGGCACTGCGCTTCATCCTGGGGCGGCGCGGGGCAGGTGACGGTCGCGCTGGGAGCTCTTGTCGTGGTTGTTCCACCTGTTCGGGTTACGGCGGTTGTTACGCACTTCCCGGCCGCAGCCCGCCGGCCGGAGGCGACCCGTGCTGTCCGCGCGCGGCGCCGAGCCCGCCAATTACGCGGTACCGGCTGATGACGGGCCGTCAAATCGGCATGTTCATCGCATACATGCTGTTTCCATGCGAGAGTCACAGGAATATCCGTGATTCGTCACGTGCTTCGCTTTTCCTTCACCTCGTGTCGGTGGGCGGGCAGGGTGTGCGTGTGCGGCCGACCGGCCGCCGACCCGCACCACACACCCCGCCTGACCTGCGGCTTGTATGCCGTGCGCCTGTGGGTGTCCGGCCCCGTGAAGGGGGATCCTGTGTCTGTTTCTGTGACCGTCCGCCGTGTGACCGCTGCTGCTGCCGTGGCTGCTGCCTGTGTGGGTGGGCTCGCGCTGCCCGCCGCGGCCGCCGGCTGGCCCGCTGCCCGCCCGCATGATGGGGCGGTGGTGATCAGTGACGTGCAGTATGACTCGCCGGGCCGCGACGACCGCACCAACTGGTCCCTGAACAAGGAATGGGTGGACGTCACGAACACCTCTGGGCGGGCGGTGAACCTGGACGGCTGGACGCTCTCGGACGAGGCCGGCCACACCTACACCTTCGACCGTTTCCGCCTGGACGGCCGTTCCACGGTCCGCGTCCACACCGGCATCGGCCGCGACCGCGCCAGTGACGTCTACCAGGACCGCCGCACCTACGTGTGGGACAACGACTCGGACACGGCGACCCTGCGCAACGACCATGGCCGGGTCATCGACGAGGTCTCCTGGGGCTACCACCGTGGTGGCGGCCGCCGGTTCGGCGACGGGGACCACCGCGATGGCGGAGATCGCTGGATCGGTGGTGACCACCGCGACGGCGGCGACCACCGGTTCGACGGTGACCACCGTGGCGGCGATCACCGTTTCGGTGGTGACGACCGCCGTGGTGAGCACCGTGGGGGTGACGACCGCCGGTTCGAGGGTGAGCACCGCGACGGCGGCGACCACCGCGGCTGACCGAGTAGGTGCCGGCGGCCGGCCCCGGTCTGGGCACCGGCACCCGCACTGACCGGCGGTGCACTGGTCCGGGGCGTACCGCGGGCCCCTGCCGCGTACCGTCTGCTTCCGTCCGGCCCGTCACCCGCTTCCGCCGTGGTGACGGGCCGGACAGCCGTTTCAGCGGGCGTAGGTGACGGTGATGGGCTGGTCGGGGCAGGCGGCGAGGCGCTCGGCGAGGGCGTTGTGCTCGGCGGGGTCGACGCTCAGCTGGTAACGCATCTTGTCGGCGACCCAGTTGGTGACGTACGTGCACCAGTAGGGCGCGTACGGGGGCAGCCATTCGGTGGGGTCCTTGTCGGCCTTGGACCGGTTCGAGGCTGCCGAGACGGCGATCAGCGCCCTCGGGTCGTCGAGGTCGTTGGCGTAGGCCTCGCGTTCCTTGGCTGTCCAGGTGGAGGCGCCGGAGTCCCAACTTTCGGCGAGTGGAACGAGGTGGTCAACGTCCAACTGGCTTGAGCTGTCGAGGTACCGGTCGTCATAGGCGGAGTACCAGCTGCCTCCGGTCAGGGCGCACTTCGGGCCGACCTCGGGCGCGGTGACCGCTTCCTCGAGGAGGACTTCGGCGCGGGTGTTGCAGCCGTCCTTGTCCGCGTCGGTCCAGTGCTTGAACTTGTCCCGGGAGTAGCCGGCGCGGGACTCGTCCGCGATGGTGAGCTCGGCGAGCGCGTCGCGGACCGGCAGGGTGATGGTCTCGCCGGGCGCGTGCCGTGCGGGCCGGTGCTCGGCGGCCGCGGGGGCGGCGTGGGCGGTGGTGGGAGCGAGCAGGGCGAGGGGCGTGAACAGCGCGGCGATCAGGGTGCGTCGGGTACGGGCGAGGCGCACGGACGGGTCTCCGTTTCGAAGATCGCGAACAGGTCGTGATCTTCGTAATCGTCGAGAGGACGCCGCGCGAGGCGATCGGTCCCCGGTTCACCCGACCGGCGGACCGGTCCCACCGCCGGAGAGTGGCCAGCCGGAGCTCCTCGGCGGGCGATGTACGTCGTTCTCGGCTCAGGCGCGCGGGACAGGGGCCCGCGAAGACTGGTGGGTGCCGGGGGAGTGGGCTGGGATGGGGCCGCTTCCGTCCAGCGTGTGGGGGCTGGACGGAAGCGGTGCGGTTCCCCCTTCGGTCGTTCTTCAGCACAAGGGGGCCGCGCGGCCTTCCGGACGGGAAGGTGTGACGCCGGGGGAGGCGTCCGTGTTCCATGGTGCGCCATCCCGGCACTGCCGCAATGACGGGTACGGTTTCGCCCTCAAAAGCGTTCATTCGCACACGATTTGGCCCTGTTTGTGGCTGTGATGGAGTAACGGGCCGTCCGGGCAGCGCGAGCGCCGGGATGCCATTGTTCCGTAATCACATGATCGCGTTGAGTGTCCGGTGCCGGTCGCACCATGCTGTGCGCAGTTCCTCCGTGGCGCGTCAGCACCGCTGCGGAGGGACCTCCTTTCCGGACCCCTTGATTCCCTTTCAGGGAAGGTGCGAATGAACAGCAGGCAGGTGATGACCGTGGCCGTCCTGGCCGTGGTCCTCGCGTGGAGCGCGGTGCTGGTCGCGCTCGGGCAGCTGGCGGCGGTCGCCGCGCTGCTGCCCTCACTCGGACTTCTCATCCAGCAGATCGTCACCGCCCTGGCCGGCTCTGGCCGTCCGGGCGTCCGGCCCGATACGCAGGCTGCGTCCCCGGCCGCGCCGGCCGGGAGCGAGGAGCTGCCGCGGTGACCGAACCTGAACAGACCGGGGTGCCCGGGCAGGACGACAGCGATCCTCCTGGAGCAGAGGCGCCTTGCCGTCGCGGGCGCCGGCCGGAGCCGATCGCCGAGGACGTCGGGGCGGCCCACCGCACGTGGCTGGAGCCCGTCCGCTCCCGGCTGGTCGCCAGCGGGCTGACCCTGGACGAACTGGTGGGCCTGTCCGGCTACTCCAAGACACGCCTGTCGGAACTCCTGCGTGGCAAGGGCTACTACCCGAGCTGGGAGATCACCTACAGCGTGGTCAAGGCACTGGACTTACCGCCGTGGCCGCTGCGCCGCCTGTGGACGGCGGCCGCCCGGGAGGCTGCCAAGAAACAGGGATGGATCGAGAACCGGATCCAGGCGGTGCAGCCGCTGGGACCCGAGCAGCCCCCGGTGGCACACCTCGCGTTCACGCAGGCCATGCGCGAGCCCTACACCGCCTACGCACAAGCCTTCCTGCAGACCGAGGACCGTGCCCAGCGGGCGGTGGGGGAGACCTTCGACCTCCTGTGGCTGACCTGGGACGAGGCACTCGCCAGCGCGGACGTGAAGCGGCACGCCTGGCAGATGCTGCGCTCGCGGGTCATGGCCCGCGCCCTCCAGCGGGACGGCCACCCCGACCTCAGGCAGGCCGCCTTCTACACCGCCGCCCAGGCCGCCATCACCGACCTCGCCGAACGCACGGCCCACATCGACACGATGGCCCACTTCTTCGACGCCGTTGCCCGGCTGCCCCAGGACCAGATGGACGTCATCGTCCTGGCCCACCTGTGCGGGATCCGCCCCGCGGCGGTGCCCGGCATCGTCGGCCTGAGCCCGGCCATGACCCACACCCTGGACCACCACGCCCGAGGGGCCCTGAGCGACCTCTACCTCCGCGACCACACCTGGGAGTGACCACCCCGCCATGACCCTCATCGACGACCTCCTCGCACAGTCCCGACTGCTGCCCGACCCCCAGGTCCCCGCCGACGTCATCCCCTACGACGACACCGCCTACCCCGCCTTCACCGACGACGGCCTGCTCCTGTGGGACGGCGACGGAGGCGACGTCGCCGACGACGTCGCCGCCCAGAGCCTGGCCGCCCTGTGCGAAGCCGTCCTCACCCACTGCACCCCCGACCAGCTCGCCGACTTCCTCACCGACCAACTGCCCCAGCCACGCGCCGCCTGGATCCTCGGTTGTGCCCTGCAACTCGCCGGCGCCGACGACGGAGCCCGCTTCTGGTGGCAGTACGCCGCCGGCGCCGGCGACGAAGCCCCCTCCTACTGCCTCTACCTCCTCCACCTGGCCCGCGGCGACATCCACGCCGCCGCCCTGTGGCAGGCCCAGGCCGGCCCCCACACCCCCGACGCCGACCTCAACAATGACGCCCCCGCCTACCGGATGATGACCGCCGACACCAGCATGCCCACCGTCCTGCGCATCCTCAGCCGCCTCACCCGCACCCGCCCCCGCCGCCACACACCGACCGCGAACGCCGTCATCGACTTCGTCGCCACCGCCGTCGCCATCGGCTACGACATCCACCCCGACCTCGAAATCCCCGTCCCCGGACCCCACTTCGCCGAACACCTCGAAATCATCATCGCCGCCACCACCCCCACACCCGCCCGCACACAGACAGCACGCATCCCCGCCCCACGCCGCCCCCGCCCCAAGACCCCCGTCACCCCGGGCGGAGAGCAGGCACAGCCCAACCGGCCCGCACCGCCCACCACCGACGGACAACCGCCTACCACCGCCCAGGAACACGACCGGCTGCTCGTCGAAGTCACCACTGCCGGCCACGAACCAGAAATCGCCTCCAGCTTCTTTAAAGAAGCCGTCGCCGTGTGCGGGAGGACCGCCACCGCCGCCCGGACACCCGATCCCGACACCCATGGCACCCGCAGCTACTACCTGGACCGCTACCGCCCTCGCCCGCAACGGACACGCACAATGCCGTTCTCACCCGCCCCCTCGGGATTCGGCACCAAGCCATCGGCCGGCGCCGGAGCACCACGCCCCCATGCGCTATAAGCGATCTCGAGTTGGCGCCGGACTCCGGCTGGCTGGTGTCGCGCTGGTGATCCCAAGGAAAGACGCCTCCGCTTCCTGTCCGGTCCTTCGGGGACTCAGCGTCGACGGTCTCCGGGGCACGGTCAAATGCCTTTCAGCGCGTGGAACTGCCGCGCGGCCGTGAGTTGGCGGCCTTTCGGGCGTTGGTTCTGTTCACGAGTTCCGAAGACAATGCGCACGGGAGGCGCCCGGCCCGGGCTGTGGTCGGTGTCCGCGAGAACGGGAGGCGCCTCACGTTCACGTGAACAGAGCCAAGGGTCGGGGGGCGGCTGACTCACTCGTGCTCGCACCCACGTACCGCTCTACCTGACCGAATAACACGAGAAGCCGGCCCCGCAGCTGCGGGGCCGGCTTCTCGCTGGGCAGTTCACGGGCCAACGTGATTCTGCCGGATCTCCCTGTTCAGCCTGTCGAGCCAGGAGCAGTCCCGGGAGCACGCCGACATGTCGGCGTGATGCGCATCGTCGCAGGAAGCAAGCTGATCGACAAGGGAGAGTGGGACGAAGCGAGATGAACTCAGCTTTTACGAATGATCATGATCGTTTAGGGGAGAGCCCTGCGGAGGAGTGCGGCTGGTCAAGGGGTTGATGCAGGATGTCCCGTCCCGATTGCTGAATTTACCGGCCGGTAGGGTCAGGTATCAGATGGCGGTACGGACAAGCCTCTATTCGGCAGATTGGCACGGAGCGTGCCACGAGGGTGACAGGATGCTGTCCGCTCGGAACAGGGCCAACTGGGCTGAGCGCAAGAGTACTTGAGCCAGGAGCTTCCGGCGGCGACGTGCTGCATGTGCCGCCGGAAGTCCCGAACAAGGAGCCTGTCATGTCTGATCTTCATCTTGCACACGACGTGCGCACTGTTTCCATGCCCAGGCGGCTCGGAGGTGGCGAAGCCGCCGTCATCATGACCGTTCTCGTACTGGCCGGTGTCCTCGCCCTGACCGGAAGGCCGGTCATCGACATCCTGCAACTTTTGGCCGGCGCCGGACTGCTCGCGGTGGCTCTAGTCACGGTGGCTGGCGCCAGCCCCCTGCACGGTCTTGGCCGTGCCGCACGGGCACTCCTGTCCTCCGGCGTGCAGCGCTGAACGGGACGACGCTATGGCACGTCCAGAAAAGCCGCTCGGTAGCCGGAAGAGCGCAGTGGTCGAACTGGCGGGGTACCTGCGAGAGGGGCGCCGCCACCCCTACTCGGCACTCGCCGCCCGGGCTGGCGACTACAGCGCCACGACGCTGCAGCGCGCAGCATCCGGTCAGTGTCTCCCGCGCCGGGAAGTAGCCCGGGCCTACGCGCACGCCTGCGGACTCGACATCGATCGCGTCGATCGATTGTGGGAGGCCGCGTACCGCGAAAAGCAGCGAGCGGAGCGAGGCGTGTCTCTTCCCCAGGGTCTGCCTCCCCACCTGGTCCACAACGTTGCGGACCTGAGTAGTGCCCTGGTGGCCCTGCACGCGAAGCACGGCGGTCCCAGTATCAGGCTCATGCACAAGAGGGCGCGTCGATACGAGGACGAGTGCATGCCGCTGTCCACCTCCACCCTTCACCGCATTCTTAGCCGCGCCACGGTGCCAGCCTCGAACGCCGGCCTGCGCGCGTTCCTGTACGGCTGCGAAGTGCCTTCACCTCAGCACCAGCTCTGGGAGCGGGCTGCGACACGGGCGCGACGGAACCACCGTCTGGACATGGCGAGAGCCCAGGAGGCTATGGCCGTTTTGGAGGCGGAGTTCGCCGATGGCGAGGGAAGACAG from Streptomyces sp. Ag109_O5-10 includes these protein-coding regions:
- a CDS encoding HNH endonuclease family protein gives rise to the protein MRLARTRRTLIAALFTPLALLAPTTAHAAPAAAEHRPARHAPGETITLPVRDALAELTIADESRAGYSRDKFKHWTDADKDGCNTRAEVLLEEAVTAPEVGPKCALTGGSWYSAYDDRYLDSSSQLDVDHLVPLAESWDSGASTWTAKEREAYANDLDDPRALIAVSAASNRSKADKDPTEWLPPYAPYWCTYVTNWVADKMRYQLSVDPAEHNALAERLAACPDQPITVTYAR
- a CDS encoding helix-turn-helix transcriptional regulator, which encodes MTEPEQTGVPGQDDSDPPGAEAPCRRGRRPEPIAEDVGAAHRTWLEPVRSRLVASGLTLDELVGLSGYSKTRLSELLRGKGYYPSWEITYSVVKALDLPPWPLRRLWTAAAREAAKKQGWIENRIQAVQPLGPEQPPVAHLAFTQAMREPYTAYAQAFLQTEDRAQRAVGETFDLLWLTWDEALASADVKRHAWQMLRSRVMARALQRDGHPDLRQAAFYTAAQAAITDLAERTAHIDTMAHFFDAVARLPQDQMDVIVLAHLCGIRPAAVPGIVGLSPAMTHTLDHHARGALSDLYLRDHTWE
- a CDS encoding DUF6233 domain-containing protein, whose protein sequence is MKNVFDNSRDLPDDLDRLQTLRIWHAMWLERIDRKAADLRQRQAEEERGRARRPPVPDWILELNRATGHPLAVHAGDCGMAGRRTQPVGQDDARRLLTTDGVPACPICRPDTSLHIVDGLTSPSCTTPRAPGQGPGSSPVGPPSYSPAAPTGG
- a CDS encoding aminoglycoside phosphotransferase family protein; protein product: MPAAEVPVSAELVRRLLDEQHPDLAGLPVEVLANGWDNLVCRLGEEFLVRLPRRAMAAELVAHEQRWLPELAGRLPLPVPAPVRVGQPMAQYPWCWSVVPFFPGRIAAQSEPDSLWSAAEALGGFLDALHVPASSQAPVNAFRGIPLAGRAEGVLTRLAHIDPADRATALQVWETAAAAPVWDGPPVWLHGDLHPANILVDRGRISAVIDFGDITSGDPATDLSVAWMLFTAEQRVVLRRAYGRADDATWERARGWALALSLVFLTHSADNPLMRSIGERTLHAVLE
- a CDS encoding lamin tail domain-containing protein, whose amino-acid sequence is MVISDVQYDSPGRDDRTNWSLNKEWVDVTNTSGRAVNLDGWTLSDEAGHTYTFDRFRLDGRSTVRVHTGIGRDRASDVYQDRRTYVWDNDSDTATLRNDHGRVIDEVSWGYHRGGGRRFGDGDHRDGGDRWIGGDHRDGGDHRFDGDHRGGDHRFGGDDRRGEHRGGDDRRFEGEHRDGGDHRG